In Lolium rigidum isolate FL_2022 chromosome 3, APGP_CSIRO_Lrig_0.1, whole genome shotgun sequence, the genomic window ataaaacaatggTCAATAACCATGAAGTGTAGTAGCTATAGTAGTCAACATGTGTTCTTTAAACCCCCAACACCCTCCCGCCGCCTCCCCCATCCCTAGCCCCAacaccctcctcctcccgccgccctgCCGGTggtgccgccgggcaaagccccggtggcgtggcggcggcgggggacccTCTCCGGCTGCGACGGGCAGCGGCTCGGCCTGGTTTTCGTCTAGGTTCTCTGGAGACGTCGTcgtgatggtggaggcggcgtcgCGTTGGAATAAGAGGGATGAAGCTCGACccccatctcggcaaggccacttgtggcggcgccggcgagctgctggccAGGTATCCTCCCAGATCTGTGGATCTGGGGAGGGTGGTATCCCCGGGTGCGGTCGATCGTTGACCCCGTCGCGGGGTTTGTGAAGTCTGTTTGGGAGTCGGAGGAGTGTTGTTGCTGTTGTCTTCCccttggccggccgtggtggcgagggagaggaagatgatGGCACCACCATCCTCCTTTTTAGGGTCGTGTGTGCCCTTCTGGTGGTCTTTGACTGCATCGTCTTGCAGCTCCCtgtggccggccttggtggcgagggctGGAGGCGGCTCGACGTGTCGACGCCTGAACCTGCCAGATGGTGGAGCGTTCTACTGGTGGCCTGGGTCTACTGCTCGGGGATCTTCGTCTGGACGAACCGTTGGCTCTTCCCCATCTCCTGCCTACCCGATGGTCTAGAAAAGATTATTAGCTCTCACCCTCTGGGCTGGGCACTCCTTCGGTGTTCAAAGCCCAGTGTGACGACGGTGACGACGGTGATTCGATGGTGTTGGAAGATGCGCTGCCTCTGGCTCCGGTCTCTGTATTTGTTTggtgacgacgaggacgatgggCTTGATTGTGGTCTGGAAGTATGGTGTGAGGTCATTCTTGCAAAAGTCTGGGATCATATtgtattttcctttattttttggagtcatttgtaaTCGGTTTCGCCAATGAATTCCATCACTTATTATCTCAAAACATGTGTTCTTTACATAAATTATTCCAATTTGAATCACCTATTTGTCATGAATTGGAAAACTGCACCACATTCAATAATTTGAAAGAATTTGCATCATATTTTGGATAAATTTGTGTTTACACCAAAAAAATTTTTATGGGGATCTTACATTGGGGACCTACCTTTTTACCCTTATGTGGGGAGATGTGCTTGCAACACCATGTTCCAACTCGGAAGCATATTTGATATTTTCAATTCCATGCCTACAACATGTATTAGTGGGATCAACCAACAAGGATCATTTGAAACAGTAGCTCGCCTCTCTATGTCCAATCCGATTTGGGTTAGCCAGGTCCATCCTCCACGCCAGAAGGGTCCTTGTAGACAGTGGTGAATCTATGATGTGACCGGAGGGCGGGCTCAAATGTTAAAACACTAGGTTAAACCGATGTGAACATAGAAAAATATGACCCATTCTTTCAGATAATTAAGATCCATGCATCAATTGATAACAtagaaacaagaaaagaaaagcatGAAACAACAAGATACAAAGCAAAATTAACACTCGGTAGTAAAATCATGCGCCAAACATCAAGTAATTGGCACATCGATATTTGTGAAGTAAGTGATGTATGGTGATCAACATTCAAAATATAATACACAAAGTTAATATAGGATAATCATTTCCTTACACATAAACGATTGGAAAAAAATGCTTTTTGAAGCTCTTCATTACATTAGCATCATCTATACTTCTGAATATCTCCAACTTGATAATTCATCGATTTCTTACTTAAGTTACTCAATTGCACTTTATAGGACACTGTGTTAGCTTCTGAAATGTCTTAGTTTGCTCACTCTAGCGATTGGGCGGTAATTTGGCAGGTGGTCCCGCATGCCGTGAAACCGAGGTGGTCATGCGGATAGTGAAAACCACATGATAGCTTGTTTGCCCGCTATTCTTCCTCTCTGCAGCAAAATTAAAACTTCTATCCGTACCTAAATGTATTAAGCATGCATACTtgataaatttgcggcaaaattgGAGGGCGGGTTTTAGCATAACAAAGCCTACCTCGTTAATCCGCCACTGCTTGTCGTAGAGTATGACTTTAGGTTGGCTCTAGGAATATATGGGAGCAATGATTTTCATGTGAGCCTGCTATGTGAATCCATGCCGTCATATTAGGAACATTTTTTCAATAAAGTGCAATAGCAAACTAAATGTAGAATGTAGTGCCAAATAGCCAATTTATTAGAGAACCAACATATAGTTAGATAGATACAAGGGTGGTAGTACCCAGCCCATCCATCAGGGAACATACCCATGTACTACATCTTGTGCGTCTTATTAAGGTCTCTTTTACCGAGATGCCGTGTTTCTCTCAATAGCTAGTCCGATGTAATGACTTCATCTATCTTAAAGCTCTGTAACTATGGTCTTCATTGAACGCTTTGTGTGTATGTAAATATGGTAGTGATGTGGTTACATGGGACATGATCAAGTCCATGTTCAAATACAAATATATTTCTGATttctctatcccattctatcggTTCGGACCTTTGATTGAGATGCTAGTTCACCAGTTCTATAATCCACATTGTACATAATGTTTCCGCAAGAACTATAAAATCCATGGCGCAATATGCCGGCTGCCGACTCATGATTCCACACAAATGATTGGATCGTGTATATTCACTGAACATACTACTACCTATTTAGGGACATGCGTGTATGTTCCGTGCAACTCGTCCATCGGACACTGTGCTCCGGTGCAGGTCGTCCAGCCTCCATGCTCCGTCTGATTGGCCCTTGATTGGTTCAGCCTCCTATCCCCGAAACCGGCGGGCGGCCAGCCAGTCCGTAACCACCGTACGGATCACAGCCTGGTTGCAGAACCGGCGCCGCAACTTGCCAATACAGCAGCTGACGGAAATTCACTAGGATATCAGGTGAAGACGACGTCTTCAGTCACCTAATCAGTACACAAGTTGGGCATTTGGTACCTTGTTCACTCGAATAATTCAGTATATGAGGTCCATTTCTTTTGGTCGAGAAGATGCCTATTTTTTCCATCATTGGATTCTTCGGCCATAAAGCAGCGAGATGCATGACCGAAAACAAAAACATTGCTCGTTTGGTCTCAATTGGGGAAGGAATCAACGAATTTATTTGTGATTTTAAGGATCAATCTGTTTGGCTGCCACAAAATTTGTATCAGATTTCAATTGAAAACTTCATGGATTCCATCCCATTCCTTACCTTAATTCCTCTTGGTACCTATCATTTATGTGGATTTGCCAAATAAAATGATAGCACCAATTTCATTTTGTTTCATTTCTGCCaaatgaaatgaaatgaaatgaaatgaGAGGTGCCACTTGTCCTCTTTCCAAGAGTAAATTTGTTTTGCACTCTGAATTGCATGAACCTTGATGATGTATACTTGAGCACGCTCGTTGTTGCAAGCTCTCTCCATGAGATAGGCAAGGGCACGCGTCGAGGCATGAGTGGCAAACAAGTGTCATGTGCGTCTATCTGTTTCGCAGGATCGATCGATCGCTAAGAGCTCGTTTGGCAACCATCATTTCATTTTATTtggaaaaaaatgtttaaatgaCAGGTACCGGAAAGAATGAAAACCATAAAATTCTCAATAGAATTCCGTAACCGACACCGCCACACCTAAACAAGTTTTTATTTGAATCATATGAGTTCTTTTTTTATTTCGGCCCGAAATGATGTGAGCCAAACGAGGTGTTACCCGAATGCCGAAGTGGCAGGGCACACGCACGTACGTTGTCTCACACTCTCAATCTTCTGACGGATATATAGAACAAGTAGGCAGCACGAGCTCATCATTGCACATGTTGCGTATGCATGAAAATGGCAAGCACATCAACGCAACACCGGATCGGCACACTAGCTTTAGCCAACAATGTGTTAATTCATTGAACAATTACTCAAATCACACCGGGAATCATACAGCACGAGCAGGTGCTCGCGGTCACGCGCCAATTAAGCAGCCGCTGCATGATCGGGGCCAAACACCGACCCGACCGATCGATCGGGAAAAAGATAGCAACACATGGCATGTGTCACAAAAAAGCCCGGCATGCAGCAGCCACACGGTGACCATGGACTAATAAGGTTATTAATCGACTAGCTAACCGGGAATAGTAGGCGGCGAAGCACCGCGCGCGCGTGCTCGATTAAATTAAGCCTAGCAACCGAACTATCGCACTACCAGCAGTGCAATGTCGGATTTtcgttttttttgttttcttttcttcgtctTGCTGTGATTGATCGCACGTGCGGTTTTCATGTGGCAATGCAGTACGGCTCGAGGATGAAGAGCGGATTCTGCCGCAGCTGCCGGCACCGGCGCACGCTCTGCAGCAGGTCGTGCTTGTCGCCGCGCCGCGAGGTGAAGAGGAGGAGATGCTGCTGCTTGTTGTCGGCGGTCGCCAAGGCCGACGGGTGCTGCCCGCCGCacccttcgtcgtcgtcctcgtcgtcgtcgcaggGAGTGGGTGGTGAGCCGGTCTCGGtcgacgccaccgccaccgcggcgGCGAGCGTCGTCGTGGAAGAGGGCACCCGGCGCAGCGTTGGCTTTGGCGCCGCTTCGTCGCGGGCGGACGGCTCGGGAAGTGGCGCGTCCGCGTGCTGCCCACGGGGCTGGTCGAAGGTGAAGGGCGTGCTGCCCACGAACTTGTTGATGACGAGCGTCGACCGGTGCAccttggcggcggcgggcgcctgGGGCTGCGAGCTGACCTTCACCTCCACGACAGTTCCTctgtccaccacctccacctcctcctcgtcttcctcctccatttccatggccacctcctgctcctgctcgcaCTTGTCCTCCACGATCGGGAAGTACGACGATGCCTCGGTCGCCCCGGTGCTCATGCTTGCGGCGCCCTGCCCGCGGGCAGAGCACTCGATGAAGGAGAGGCAGAGGCGACCATCCTGGCGGTTTGCCTGGAGGTACCCGCGCGGCCTCACGACCACCGCCTCCATGACGAGGCGCCCGTCTTGGCGGCTCGAGCACATCTTCAGGCACGGCCCGTCGCGGCTCGACATGGACGGCAACGGCGGCGGGAAAGAGCGGGGCGGCGACCGCCTCACGCCCGAGCGGTGGTAGTTCACGGCCACGAGGTCGTCCTTCGCTTCAGGCTGTTCGTCCGGGTAGGCCGCAGTGTGCTGCCAGAAAGACTCCTCTGCCTCGACAGGCGCTGCCGGCAGAGGGGAACCGAAGAAGCTAAGCATGTCGACGGCGTCAAGCGACGCGGTGAAGTCGCCTGAGCCGGTCTCGCAGCCGAGGCTCTCGGTGCAGATCTCGAGGCTCTTCTGGCTCATCGACCGGCGCACGCGCGGGCTGACGTACGGCTTGGAGACCACCTTCTTGGCGGTGGCCACCTTGTCGTCCACGCCGGCGGCCTGGATGGCATTCCAGATGTCCACCTGAGCAGGCCGGTCGtcagccaccaccacctccggtttGTACAGCTCGGCGGGGCGCAGCCAGGTAGGCGCCTGGAACGCCGCCGGGACACGGCACACGGCCACCGACATCTTCGACTTGCGGAGGAAGATGCGAAGTGGCAGCTGCGGGAAGCTTGCTCCCTGTGAAGGAGCTGCTGATTTAGCTAGTGTAGTACGTCTTGCTGCTGCTCTGCAATCTACTAGATCACTTGTGGCTCTTGCTGTGCTCTGTTGCTGGCACGGATGGTTTGGGTGGTGAGCTCGGAGGGCTATTTGTAGGCAGGGGGGAAGGAGAGAGACTGGATGGCATTGGCCGTCCAAGGCCAAAGGAGAGGGCCCCATGCTCCCCCCACCACTTGCCTCCGCCACCATGCTCTGTTTTCCTTCGCCTTTTTCTCTATTTATACTTTGGCATTTCTTATTGCTGGTTCGCGCGCACGGCTCGACCACCATGAACTAACATATACGTATGATGGTAACTTGATTGTGCTTAGTAGCCACAGTCCACAAATATAGGTAggtctagctttttttttttgatagagAGGTAGGTGTAGGTAAGAACAACTAAGATCTAACTGAGGTAGAAGGCCACAAGAATTCCGATCCTATCCCATAGATATAGGTAGGTGTAGTTTTTTTTTCAATAAAGATGTAGGTGTAGGTAAGAACAACTAAGATCTATGTAGAAGGCCACGAGTATTTTCACTAGACGTGCATGTGCGGAATCTCGATGAAGCGTGTCGTGGCAGTGCAATCTCCAATCCTACCCACAATCGTGAAAGTGCTAAGCGTACAACACCTCGGTCGGCATCCACACGTAGGAGGAGGAGCACCGGCGGCAGATTGCTAGATCCGGTTCGGTGGCTAGATGGGACTGTGGCGCTAGGGTTTCCAAAACATGGGAACGGTATAACCAAGCACTTTGGGCAGCCGCCGCCCCATTATATATATGTAGTAATTGTGGGTTTTACAACACTTGCGGCCCACTTATTGTAACCTTAATATGGTCACCGCGAGTCTAAGTTGCTGACCTGGTCCATGTCTGGCTCGGGTCTAACCCAACAGACTCACTTTGTAGTCAGAGCACATCCTATTTTCTCCTCGTCTTAACTGTGCGACCAATAGGCTCATGGAGATTTAGACACGATTGGATTGGAGTCTGACTCGCATTCGATCAGTCGGCAACGACTCCTCGCAGAACATGCCGACTCCAAATACCAAAGAGTCATGGAGACAAACCTTTTCAATCTGACTTTCATCCAAGTCCCGTTTTCATCACGATATACCTTGTCAAGCTATGTACGAGTTGTTGTCATTCCTTTAATAGCTCAACTCTTTTCTTGATATGTGATATGTGATTCACCTCGGTTAATACCAAACGAAGTCACGTATAGTCATGCTTCTGACATATCATCTTAGTCGGAGAGGGAAATCTCATCTTTTTTTATACATGTCATGCAGTTTGATTCTCAGTCGACCCCAAATACATAGTCCCACAACCGAATCACGTACTTGATGATACATATGAAATGTTCATACAAGTgcgagtttaaaatctttataaaTACATTGGAAATTGCATCATACATTATTGCCTCTAGAGTATATTCCCAACAGTTAGTGACTCAAAATCATAGGTCACAAAGTCAATGGATCACAACAAATGATGAACCGACTTAATTGTTGCGGCACTTATAGGTTACAATAGCAACAACAGTACACATGTAGTCCTTTTAGCTCTTGATCTCCAGGTAGCTCTTTAAATAAACATAAACTTCATTTTGTTTCATATACAAACTTTCTTTTGTTTAATGTTAAAATTTTGGAAAAAGTCAATTACATATGTACAATGAACTATTTTTATGAGATTATATTTCATATGTGATGTACACACAAGAAATACATGCGAGAAAAAAATCAATTTCCTTTTTCCATtttggagacacaattttgcaagTATGTATAAAAAAAGATTTTTTGAAACTTCTAACAACACTTTCTATTGTTAAAAAATCCTCGAAGTCACTTGAGCTCAATAACAAAAACACCGCACTCTATCGGTACAACAatactactactgctgctgcaACTACTACTCCTCCTACTGCTACCACGGTTGTTGCTACTGCTCCTCCTGCTGCTACTACTTCTACTGCATCTAGGACAATCGAGTTTTCATAATCGTATTCTGAAAAATTTAAAACCTTATGACTTTATGAACATGTGAATATGTTTATAAATTCAAATGGGATGAAATCCAAACACAAGATAAACATGTGTGCTCTGGAAAATTGATTCATTGTATAtattcaaagaaaattttctctaaAGATTATTGCACTATTTCTTATGGACCAACTAAAAACATAATCTCATACTCTTTTGAATTTGAATCTTATAAAAATGGGAGCTTTCTTTTTCCTATTGCTTATGTTGAAAAGACTCATATTTTGGGTGAACTAACCGAAACCACAATCTCAAATACGTTATGTGTATTTCTTGTCCTCTGTACTACTCCAAATGCCAAAAGACAAAAATAATTACTACAATAATTTCTTATTTCATTTTTCTCCCATTGGATTTCACGTAGTCTCTGATATacacattttatttttctttttctacttCATTACCACTACAAGTACTAATAGTATGACGATATAAAATAGTACGTTAGTAAATCTGGTAGTAATATTTTAAAGACAAGGAGCTCATTTACCTTTGTGTATATTAAATTTATGGACAAGGCATTTCTCAACCTGGGTGTAGATGCTCGTGcttgaataaaaaataaaataaaaatagaaaataaattcaaaaaaatctgaaaattttgtaCAATGAATATGAACAAGTGTTCTAACTGCACACCAAAAATCTCCGGAAAAAAACGTATGTAGTGgtatgtgcaaaaaagacaaatcggaGTGATGTAAGTAACAAATCTAGATGTTCCAAATAACACcatattttgtattttttttgcaTAGACCACTATATATGTGTTATCATGGAGATTTTTGGGTGAAGTTAGGACACTTCTTCATGTTCATTGTCCAAAAATTTCagttttttttaatttgtttgcattttttgaatattttattCAATCAGGAGCATCTACACCTAAGTTCAGAACTGAATTTTCGATTTGAAAGCAGATCTATACATAAAAAAATACTAGGTAATAGTATGGATTGTAGTTCAGTGCAATACGAAGTGAATCAAAAACATTATATAGTCAATAACTAGACAGtttctcctagtttgttgtttatATTTCGTTTTGCCATAGAAATACTGCCAAGCATATGCTTACTACGTAATTCGTCTGGGTTGTCACTGGGAAACATAGTATCATCAACTCTAGCTCAACCATGACTTCACACTGTACTGGTACTCTGGTAGAAGGTCAATTGGGTTGGAATGTACAACCTGTAGCCTATAGGGGTAGAATATAAACTTTTTCGTGATGAGAAAATGAATTGTTTACATACACACTCCTTTGGAGTTGGAATATTCCCAATTCACTAGTTGTGTCTTATTTACTCATCGACCTTTCTCTTGTTCTTACTTAGTGCTTTAGGGAAAATTTACACGGAAGGATtccatttttgtttttttatatgtTATGCTTGCATCTTCATACAAGAATGGAATTTTTCGTTCGTCAGTGTCGGTACCCGAAATGACAATCACCCAAATTCACGACAAGTCGTTACTGGAGTGGCCAAATAGTTCATGAACATAATTATATCCCCTTTTGGTTCCTGTCTTATGTGTTTTTCACTAGCACGAGTAATATTTATATGTTCATAAACAATTTCTTTTACGTCATCCATCTTGCATACTAAGTGGAATGGAGATGCCATTCCTAGGCTATGGCATAGTTTTGTCGGACAGAGCAGGCCTAGTCACGTCTCGTCAATGTTTTGTTTGTCCGTTTCTTAGTAATTTTTTGATTGAAATGCAGTAAAGACATCTTAGTTGAGAAACACGGACAAAGCTCATTCTTTTAGAGACAAcattttggctctcgggtgcctATGCTCTAtttatttaaaatatatttaGTATCTCGAAATATTAAAATATTATAAAAAAAATTGCGTCGAGATCTTCACAACCTATATGTGCACCAACTTGTTTCACGATAAAAATGATTTTGTATATCGTGCTAAATAAGGACAAAATTTGGTGCCAGATAAGAGTTTTCACGAGACATTTTTCTTTTTCACATAGAGCACAAAAATTCAAAGATTTTTCCGAAACTTTACGAGCGGACATAAAATGGGGATATGtaaatgtgatttttttttcatattttttgcaTTTTAAAATGTGATTTTTGGGTAAATGGAGGATATGCACCTGAGAAAAGTTTCTGATATTTTTAGCTATACTTCTCTTGTTTTATTACTTCAACGGATCTATATTCATTGtcgtcaatatggatgtatctacgaatattttagttctagatacatccatattactaaaATTTAATATGAATCAGGGGAGTGGTACTATTTATACCGTGGAGAAGTACCGTTGGGTCTAAACAGTCACTACAACTAGTATTGAACATGCCTTCGCACAACGACTGCTTtagccactagtaggaaaagcctcatcagtggcgcacgaatacatgattctgtggcgcgggcggtgcgccacagaaacttcgccacaaaaatagggtttctgtggcgcaccgtaccatgcgccacagaattaaggtgttCTGTGGCGCATAAGGGCCAGCTGCGCCACataaataggtgcgccactgagttctattttggtgcgccacagaacaatgtacaggtatactcgattttgtgctccctggtgtattatacagtttTTATACAAGTTTTGTACATAGTATACaggtataatatagacagatagacagatataatatggacacatataacatagcaacattatacatcatcatcacagtacttagagcccgatcgagatacatatatagtggcaagtgtcaaatgttttgcatacaactcttaattcatacaaaattcacaatttcaagatacaaagtagtctttcctcctttgctccctcctctctacccaccaggctcgcttgcatcggggtcttcatccggttcctattatgattaaaatggaagaaagtgagacaaacaagtccgatgcacaagagaaattgaataaatgcctcatacattgttggccaACACAaacattaacattcagggatggcgtaagtgagaccaagtccgatgcacaagagattgatatttgtgctatcttaccatgctcacttacgccacccccaagtgtacggtgaccaaacattttaatcatcggcattttgaaaataacaaagcaaatggaatgacaaaatggaataagtgcctcatacattgttggtcaacacaaatactatggtcagaaaccatagttgcgatATACGCGCGCAGTATACTTTGCGAAGgggcccctttccccggccgccgttccgtgaacgggtccttgacgagacaacaacgccgatctgcctctccggcgcagaaccacggcagtcccagccgcctcccttgtggccgcgtctcctgcgctcttttCCATGGCcagaccacgattggactcaccgggggaataatgataatcgccatcaccactatcgccagactccacaggtgcatagcagtttgcagcagatgccacttttcttccctcgccgtgcagtgaacgagtccttgatgcaaagaccgtgccggcctgcccaacaTTATGCCggcccgtgttgccgcgcttcaggccgtgtgtcccacgccctgcactgttcgccttcttgcccggtgaaccaatagactgatcgttggaataaggaaaccaatGACGGTcggtcgcaagattagattgcgatcggccgtcatcggcttccttattccaacgatcagtctattgttcaccgggcaagaaggcgaagagtgcagggcgcgggagacacggcctgaagcgcggcaacaggggtcggcatgatgctagggaggccgacACGGTCTTTGcaccaaggactcgttcactagacggcgagagaagaaaagtggcatctgctgcaaagtactctacacctgtgaagtctgacgatagtggt contains:
- the LOC124697170 gene encoding protein FAF-like, chloroplastic, producing the protein MGPSPLALDGQCHPVSLLPPCLQIALRAHHPNHPCQQQSTARATSDLVDCRAAARRTTLAKSAAPSQGASFPQLPLRIFLRKSKMSVAVCRVPAAFQAPTWLRPAELYKPEVVVADDRPAQVDIWNAIQAAGVDDKVATAKKVVSKPYVSPRVRRSMSQKSLEICTESLGCETGSGDFTASLDAVDMLSFFGSPLPAAPVEAEESFWQHTAAYPDEQPEAKDDLVAVNYHRSGVRRSPPRSFPPPLPSMSSRDGPCLKMCSSRQDGRLVMEAVVVRPRGYLQANRQDGRLCLSFIECSARGQGAASMSTGATEASSYFPIVEDKCEQEQEVAMEMEEEDEEEVEVVDRGTVVEVKVSSQPQAPAAAKVHRSTLVINKFVGSTPFTFDQPRGQHADAPLPEPSARDEAAPKPTLRRVPSSTTTLAAAVAVASTETGSPPTPCDDDEDDDEGCGGQHPSALATADNKQQHLLLFTSRRGDKHDLLQSVRRCRQLRQNPLFILEPYCIAT